From Streptomyces griseorubiginosus, one genomic window encodes:
- a CDS encoding XRE family transcriptional regulator: MGDHKEQPLRVGAAVRRRRRALELTLAVVAERSGLSVPFLSQIENERARPSRSSLEKVADALRTTAVELLAAADPACSVDVVHAEGPEPDCLPRMRSLVRGHHQMHAQEFTGDHDAGREFQYRNDQLMYVADGAVDVEAEGRAYRLGRGDTLYLTGGVRHRWRATVADTRVVVVAVAEHIEAVQDRPRQ; this comes from the coding sequence ATGGGCGACCACAAAGAACAGCCCCTTCGGGTCGGCGCCGCCGTGCGCCGCAGGCGCCGCGCGCTGGAACTCACCCTCGCCGTCGTCGCCGAGCGCAGCGGCCTCTCGGTGCCCTTCCTGAGCCAGATCGAGAACGAACGCGCCCGGCCCAGCCGCAGCTCCCTGGAGAAGGTCGCCGACGCCCTGCGCACCACGGCCGTCGAGCTCCTCGCCGCCGCCGACCCGGCGTGCAGCGTCGACGTCGTGCACGCCGAGGGCCCCGAGCCGGACTGCCTGCCCCGGATGCGCTCCCTGGTGCGCGGCCACCACCAGATGCACGCCCAGGAGTTCACCGGCGACCATGACGCCGGACGCGAGTTCCAGTACCGCAACGACCAGTTGATGTACGTCGCCGACGGCGCGGTGGACGTCGAGGCGGAGGGGCGCGCGTACCGCCTCGGCCGCGGTGACACCCTCTACCTCACCGGTGGGGTACGGCACCGCTGGCGGGCGACCGTGGCGGACACCCGCGTGGTGGTCGTCGCCGTCGCCGAGCACATCGAGGCTGTCCAGGACCGGCCGCGCCAGTGA
- a CDS encoding helical backbone metal receptor, with product MRVVSLVPSLTEAIARSAPGVLVGATDWCTHPADLDVTRIGGTKNPKVDRIVSLAPDLVIANEEENREPDLAALREAGLEVLVTEVRDVPQAFRELARVVAACGVSVRPRWLDEAEEAWSTLAPPRPRLTAVVPIWRRPWMVLGRDTFAGDVLSRLGVDHLYTGHPDRYPKVPLEELRAAAPDVVVLPDEPYRFTPDDGPEAFPGLPCALVSGRHLTWYGPSLAEAPRALGEALRAALR from the coding sequence GTGAGAGTCGTCTCCCTGGTCCCCTCGCTCACCGAGGCGATCGCCCGCTCGGCCCCCGGCGTCCTGGTCGGCGCCACCGACTGGTGCACCCACCCGGCCGACCTCGACGTCACCCGGATCGGCGGCACAAAGAACCCCAAGGTCGACCGGATCGTCTCCCTCGCCCCCGATCTCGTGATCGCCAACGAGGAGGAGAACCGCGAGCCGGACCTCGCGGCGCTGCGCGAGGCGGGCCTGGAGGTCCTGGTCACGGAGGTGCGGGACGTCCCGCAGGCCTTCCGGGAACTGGCTCGTGTCGTGGCGGCGTGCGGAGTGTCCGTACGGCCGCGCTGGCTGGACGAGGCCGAGGAGGCCTGGTCGACGCTCGCGCCCCCGCGACCCCGGCTGACGGCGGTCGTGCCGATCTGGCGGCGGCCCTGGATGGTGCTGGGCCGGGACACCTTCGCCGGCGACGTCCTGTCCCGCCTGGGCGTGGACCACCTGTACACCGGCCACCCGGACCGCTATCCGAAGGTGCCGCTGGAGGAGCTGCGGGCGGCGGCCCCGGACGTGGTCGTCCTCCCCGACGAGCCCTACCGCTTCACCCCCGACGACGGCCCGGAGGCCTTCCCCGGGCTGCCCTGCGCGCTCGTCAGCGGACGGCACCTGACGTGGTACGGGCCGTCGCTGGCCGAAGCACCGCGGGCGCTGGGCGAGGCCCTGCGAGCAGCGCTCCGCTGA
- a CDS encoding TDT family transporter has protein sequence MVTAVRHLGPNWYASVMGTAIVAGAGAALPVHLPGLRTICAAVWLLSLALLLALLGARALHWRHHADQARAHLLDPATAPFYGCLAMALLAVGGGALTVGRYWIGTTAAVALDAVLFTAGTAVGLAAALVVPYLMAVRHKVRPHEATPVWLLPVVAPMVSAALGPLLVPHLPAGQPRETLLLACFAMFGLSLLATLLMLPLVFARIVTGGPLPLALTPTLFLVLGPLGQSTTAVGKFADVAPGVVPAPYSQGFSALAVLYGVPVMGFALLWLGLATAHVVRARRHGMRFSMTWWAFTFPVGTCVTGAEALARHTGLAVYDWLAVGLYGALVTAWGTAALHTARGLLSGALLAGPRPAPAVLRPATARTTSGAVR, from the coding sequence ATGGTCACCGCCGTCCGTCACCTCGGGCCGAACTGGTACGCCTCCGTCATGGGCACCGCGATCGTCGCCGGCGCCGGCGCCGCGCTCCCCGTGCACCTCCCCGGCCTGCGCACGATCTGCGCCGCCGTCTGGCTGCTGTCCCTCGCCCTGCTGCTCGCCCTCCTCGGCGCCCGCGCCCTGCACTGGCGCCACCACGCCGACCAGGCCCGCGCCCATCTCCTCGACCCCGCCACGGCCCCCTTCTACGGCTGCCTCGCGATGGCCCTGCTCGCGGTCGGCGGCGGCGCCCTCACCGTCGGCCGGTACTGGATCGGGACGACGGCCGCGGTCGCGCTCGACGCCGTGCTGTTCACCGCCGGTACGGCCGTGGGGCTCGCGGCCGCTCTCGTCGTGCCGTACCTCATGGCCGTACGGCACAAGGTGCGGCCGCACGAGGCCACGCCCGTGTGGCTGCTGCCCGTCGTCGCACCCATGGTGTCCGCAGCGCTCGGGCCGCTCCTCGTGCCGCACCTGCCGGCCGGGCAGCCGCGCGAGACCCTGCTGCTGGCCTGCTTCGCGATGTTCGGGCTCAGTCTTCTCGCGACCCTGCTCATGCTGCCGCTCGTCTTCGCCCGGATCGTGACCGGCGGTCCGCTCCCGCTCGCGCTCACCCCGACGCTCTTCCTGGTCCTCGGTCCGCTCGGCCAGTCCACCACCGCCGTCGGCAAGTTCGCGGACGTGGCCCCCGGGGTCGTACCGGCTCCGTACAGCCAGGGCTTCAGCGCCCTCGCGGTCCTCTACGGCGTTCCCGTCATGGGCTTCGCGCTGCTGTGGCTCGGGCTCGCCACCGCGCACGTCGTCCGCGCCCGGCGGCACGGGATGCGGTTCTCGATGACCTGGTGGGCGTTCACCTTCCCGGTGGGCACCTGCGTCACGGGCGCCGAGGCGCTCGCCCGGCACACGGGACTCGCCGTCTACGACTGGCTGGCCGTCGGGCTCTACGGCGCACTCGTCACCGCCTGGGGCACGGCCGCCCTGCACACCGCGCGGGGCCTGCTCAGCGGAGCGCTGCTCGCAGGGCCTCGCCCAGCGCCCGCGGTGCTTCGGCCAGCGACGGCCCGTACCACGTCAGGTGCCGTCCGCTGA
- a CDS encoding LysR family transcriptional regulator: protein MSGDDGLRPAVGGMLAHRVPDLGALELLLAVARLGSLGGAARELGITQPAASSRIRSMERQLGVALVDRSPRGSRLTDAGALVTDWARRIVEAAEAFDAGAQALRVRRDSRLRVAASMTIAEYLLPGWLLALRAGRPDTAVSLHAGNSATVAERLLSDEADLGFVEGLTVPSGLDSVVIAHDHLIVVTAPKHAWARRRRPLEATELAATPLILREKGSGTRQVLDAALGGLARPLIELSSTTAVKAAAVSGAGPAVLSELAVGEELAMRRLVAVPVAGVSLARDLRAVWPTGHRPVGPARDLLSLTRV, encoded by the coding sequence ATGAGCGGTGACGATGGGCTTCGGCCGGCGGTGGGCGGGATGCTGGCGCACCGGGTACCAGATCTCGGCGCGCTGGAGCTGCTGCTGGCCGTGGCGCGGCTGGGGAGTCTCGGCGGTGCGGCGCGGGAGCTGGGCATCACACAGCCGGCGGCCAGCAGCAGGATCCGCTCGATGGAACGACAGCTGGGAGTCGCCCTGGTCGACCGCTCGCCCCGGGGGTCCCGGCTCACGGACGCGGGTGCGCTGGTGACGGACTGGGCGCGGCGGATCGTGGAGGCCGCGGAGGCCTTCGACGCCGGGGCGCAGGCGCTGCGGGTCCGCCGGGACTCCCGGTTGCGGGTGGCGGCGAGCATGACGATCGCGGAGTACCTGCTGCCGGGCTGGCTCCTCGCGCTGCGCGCCGGACGTCCGGACACGGCGGTGTCGCTGCACGCCGGGAACTCGGCGACGGTGGCGGAGCGGTTGCTGTCGGACGAGGCGGACCTCGGTTTCGTGGAGGGCCTGACGGTCCCCTCCGGTCTGGACTCGGTGGTGATAGCCCACGACCACCTGATCGTGGTGACGGCCCCGAAACACGCGTGGGCCCGCCGCCGACGCCCCCTGGAAGCCACCGAGCTGGCCGCGACGCCGCTGATCCTGAGGGAGAAGGGCTCGGGGACCCGGCAGGTCCTGGACGCGGCGCTGGGAGGCCTGGCCCGCCCGCTCATCGAGCTCTCCTCCACCACGGCAGTGAAGGCGGCGGCGGTCAGCGGTGCGGGCCCTGCGGTGCTGAGCGAACTGGCGGTGGGGGAGGAGCTGGCGATGCGACGGCTGGTCGCGGTCCCCGTGGCGGGCGTCTCGCTGGCCCGTGACCTGCGAGCCGTCTGGCCCACGGGCCACCGCCCGGTGGGCCCGGCGAGGGACCTGCTGTCGCTGACGCGGGTCTAG
- a CDS encoding gamma-glutamyl-gamma-aminobutyrate hydrolase family protein, protein MTTVRPLIGVSTYLEAGTRWGLWELEAALLPAGYPRLVQRAGGLAAMLPPDAPEHAAATVARLDGLVIAGGPDVEPVHYGATPDPRTGPPARARDAWELALIEAALAAQVPLLGICRGMQLLNVALGGTLTQHIDGHAEVPGVFGRHTVKPVPDTLYGAIAPEETAVPTYHHQAVDRLGKDLLPSAHAADGTVEAVELPGPPWVLGVQWHPEMGGDLRVMQALVSAAARS, encoded by the coding sequence GTGACGACCGTACGACCGCTGATCGGCGTCAGCACCTATCTGGAGGCCGGGACACGCTGGGGCCTGTGGGAGCTGGAGGCGGCGCTGCTGCCGGCCGGGTACCCGCGGCTCGTCCAGCGTGCGGGCGGTCTCGCCGCGATGCTGCCGCCGGACGCCCCCGAGCACGCGGCGGCGACCGTGGCCCGCCTCGACGGCCTGGTCATCGCGGGCGGCCCGGACGTCGAGCCGGTCCACTACGGCGCCACCCCCGACCCCCGCACGGGACCGCCCGCCCGCGCCCGCGACGCCTGGGAACTGGCCCTGATCGAGGCGGCGTTGGCGGCTCAGGTCCCGCTCCTCGGCATCTGCCGGGGCATGCAGCTCCTGAACGTCGCGCTCGGCGGCACCCTCACCCAGCACATCGACGGCCACGCGGAGGTACCGGGCGTCTTCGGTCGGCACACCGTCAAGCCCGTACCGGACACGCTGTACGGCGCCATCGCCCCGGAGGAGACCGCCGTACCGACGTACCACCACCAGGCGGTCGACCGCCTCGGCAAGGACCTCCTGCCGTCGGCCCACGCGGCGGACGGCACCGTGGAGGCCGTCGAACTCCCCGGCCCGCCCTGGGTGTTGGGGGTCCAGTGGCACCCGGAGATGGGCGGGGACCTGCGGGTGATGCAGGCGCTGGTGTCGGCGGCCGCCCGGTCCTAG
- a CDS encoding FadR/GntR family transcriptional regulator — MSVDADGGPDDRLTPVLRPVRAGNGFEEALEQILQVVRLGLVPGGERLPAERELAERLGISRVTLREVLKVLQDQGLVESRRGRYGGTFVLPRTPDAVGEEELRRRIAEADIEDVLRFREVLEVGAAGLCAAHGLTDEQAQRLRAALAATQEAPLTDYRRLDTLLHLTLAELCGSPTLTAQYAAVRASVNDLLDCIPLLVRNLEHSQRQHAALVEAVLDGDADGAREMMREHCAGTAALLRGFLA; from the coding sequence ATGTCGGTGGACGCTGACGGCGGCCCGGACGACCGGCTGACGCCGGTGCTGCGTCCGGTCAGGGCGGGCAACGGCTTCGAGGAGGCGCTGGAGCAGATCCTCCAGGTCGTGCGGCTCGGGCTGGTGCCGGGGGGCGAGCGGCTGCCGGCCGAGCGGGAACTCGCGGAGCGGCTCGGGATCAGCCGGGTGACGCTGCGCGAGGTGCTGAAGGTGCTCCAGGACCAGGGGCTCGTGGAGTCGCGGCGCGGGCGGTACGGCGGCACGTTCGTGCTGCCCCGTACCCCGGACGCGGTCGGCGAGGAGGAGCTGCGGCGCCGGATCGCCGAGGCGGACATCGAGGACGTGCTGCGCTTCCGGGAGGTCCTCGAGGTGGGTGCGGCGGGCCTGTGCGCGGCGCACGGCCTCACCGACGAGCAGGCGCAGCGGCTGCGGGCGGCGCTGGCGGCCACGCAGGAGGCCCCGCTGACCGACTACCGCCGGCTGGACACGCTGCTGCACCTCACCCTGGCGGAGCTGTGCGGCTCACCGACGCTGACCGCCCAGTACGCGGCGGTACGGGCCTCGGTGAACGACCTTCTGGACTGCATCCCGCTCCTGGTCCGCAACCTGGAGCACTCCCAGCGCCAGCACGCGGCGCTGGTCGAGGCGGTCCTGGACGGGGACGCCGACGGGGCGCGGGAGATGATGCGGGAGCACTGCGCGGGCACGGCGGCACTGTTGCGCGGGTTCCTGGCGTGA
- a CDS encoding glutamine synthetase family protein → MADRTPPLSVEELHALVASGEIDTVVLAFPDMQGRLQGKRFAARFFLDEVLHHGTEGCNYLLAVDTEMNTVDGYAMSSWDRGYGDFAMHPDLATLRRVPWNAGTAMLIADLAWEDGSPVVAAPRQILRRQLERLAEHGFTAQVGTELEFIVFKDTYEQAWDSNYRGLTPANQYNIDYSVLGTGRIEPLLRRIRNEMAAAGLTVESAKGECNPGQHEIAFRYDEALTTCDQHAIYKTGAKEIASQEGVSLTFMAKYNEREGNSCHIHLSLADAAGNNAMAGPDGMSDVMRYFLAGQLAALRDFSLLYAPNINSYKRFQPGSFAPTAVAWGHDNRTCALRVVGHGRSMRFENRLPGGDVNPHLAVAGLVAAGLYGIEQKLELPEVCTGNAYTAEYAHVPTTLREAAELWENSPIARAAFGDEVVAHYRNMARVELEAFDAAVTDWELRRSFERL, encoded by the coding sequence GTGGCAGACCGCACACCCCCGCTGAGCGTCGAGGAACTGCACGCCCTCGTCGCGAGCGGCGAGATCGACACCGTCGTCCTGGCCTTCCCCGACATGCAGGGCCGGCTCCAGGGCAAGCGGTTCGCCGCCCGCTTCTTCCTCGACGAGGTCCTCCACCACGGCACCGAGGGCTGCAACTACCTCCTCGCCGTCGACACCGAGATGAACACCGTCGACGGCTACGCGATGTCCTCCTGGGACCGCGGCTACGGCGACTTCGCCATGCACCCCGACCTCGCCACCCTGCGCCGCGTCCCGTGGAACGCCGGAACCGCCATGCTGATCGCCGACCTCGCCTGGGAGGACGGCTCACCGGTCGTCGCCGCGCCCCGGCAGATCCTGCGCCGCCAGCTCGAGCGCCTCGCGGAGCACGGGTTCACCGCCCAGGTCGGCACCGAGCTGGAGTTCATCGTCTTCAAGGACACCTACGAGCAGGCCTGGGACTCCAACTACCGGGGCCTCACCCCGGCGAACCAGTACAACATCGACTACTCGGTCCTCGGCACCGGTCGCATCGAGCCCCTGCTCCGCCGGATCCGCAACGAGATGGCCGCCGCCGGGCTCACCGTCGAGTCCGCCAAGGGCGAGTGCAACCCCGGCCAGCACGAGATCGCCTTCCGCTACGACGAGGCCCTCACCACCTGCGACCAGCACGCGATCTACAAGACCGGCGCCAAGGAGATCGCCTCCCAGGAGGGCGTCTCGCTGACCTTCATGGCCAAGTACAACGAGCGCGAGGGCAACTCCTGCCACATCCACCTCTCGCTCGCCGACGCGGCCGGCAACAACGCGATGGCGGGCCCGGACGGCATGTCCGACGTGATGCGGTACTTCCTCGCCGGACAGCTCGCCGCCCTGCGGGACTTCTCGCTCCTGTACGCCCCCAACATCAACTCCTACAAGCGGTTCCAGCCGGGCTCCTTCGCCCCCACGGCCGTCGCCTGGGGCCACGACAACCGCACCTGCGCGCTGCGGGTCGTCGGCCACGGCCGCTCGATGCGCTTCGAGAACCGGCTGCCCGGCGGTGACGTCAACCCGCACCTCGCGGTCGCCGGACTGGTCGCGGCCGGGCTGTACGGCATCGAGCAGAAGCTGGAGCTGCCGGAGGTCTGCACCGGCAACGCCTACACCGCCGAGTACGCCCACGTCCCCACCACCCTGCGCGAGGCCGCCGAGCTCTGGGAGAACAGCCCGATCGCCCGGGCCGCCTTCGGCGACGAGGTCGTCGCGCACTACCGCAACATGGCCCGCGTCGAGCTGGAGGCCTTCGACGCCGCCGTGACCGACTGGGAGCTGCGCCGCTCCTTCGAACGCCTGTGA
- a CDS encoding aldehyde dehydrogenase family protein, with amino-acid sequence MSYEHELTVLNPATEEVVATVPAATAADVDAAVARAAKAQEAWAQAAPADRARLLRRFADVVDRHVEELALLEVREAGHLLGNARWEAGNVRDLLAYAAGGVERLNGRQIPVAGGLDITLLEPLGVVGVIAPWNFPMPIAAWGTAPALAAGNAVLLKPAETTPLTALRLAELALEAGLPEGLFQVLPGHGPVTGTALVEHPGVAKIVFTGSTRTGRDVMERCARQVKPVTLELGGKSPNIVFADADLAKALDPFSFLDNSGQDCCARTRILVQESVHEEARAFLADALSAVVVGDPADEKTQMGPLISRQQLDRVRQLVPADAPGLRGGAPDGPGFWFAPTVLTGEAPDSAAAREEIFGPVAVLLPFTDEADAIRLANDTPYGLSGSLWTRDLGRALRVSRAVKAGNLSVNSHSSVRYWTPFGGYKQSGLGRELGPDALTAFTETKNVFISTEGPTQ; translated from the coding sequence TTGTCGTACGAGCATGAGCTGACCGTCCTCAACCCGGCCACCGAGGAGGTCGTCGCCACCGTCCCCGCCGCCACCGCAGCCGACGTGGACGCGGCCGTGGCCCGCGCGGCCAAGGCGCAGGAGGCGTGGGCCCAGGCGGCACCCGCCGACCGGGCCCGGCTGCTGCGCCGGTTCGCCGACGTCGTCGACCGGCATGTCGAGGAACTGGCCCTGCTGGAGGTCCGCGAGGCCGGTCACCTGCTCGGCAACGCCCGCTGGGAGGCCGGCAACGTCCGGGACCTGCTGGCCTACGCCGCCGGGGGAGTGGAGCGCCTGAACGGCCGCCAGATCCCGGTGGCCGGCGGCCTCGACATCACCCTCCTCGAACCCCTCGGCGTGGTCGGCGTCATCGCGCCCTGGAACTTCCCCATGCCCATCGCCGCCTGGGGCACGGCCCCTGCGCTCGCCGCCGGCAACGCGGTGCTCCTCAAGCCCGCCGAGACCACCCCGCTGACCGCGCTCCGGCTCGCCGAACTCGCCCTGGAGGCAGGGCTGCCGGAGGGCCTCTTCCAGGTGCTGCCCGGCCACGGGCCGGTCACCGGCACCGCCCTCGTCGAGCACCCCGGGGTCGCGAAGATCGTGTTCACCGGGTCCACCCGCACGGGCCGTGACGTCATGGAGCGCTGCGCCCGCCAGGTCAAGCCGGTCACCCTCGAACTCGGCGGCAAGAGCCCGAACATCGTCTTCGCCGACGCGGATCTCGCCAAGGCTCTCGACCCCTTCTCCTTCCTCGACAACTCCGGCCAGGACTGCTGCGCCCGCACCCGGATCCTCGTCCAGGAGTCGGTTCACGAGGAGGCGCGGGCGTTCCTCGCCGACGCGCTCTCCGCCGTGGTCGTGGGCGACCCGGCCGACGAGAAGACCCAGATGGGCCCGCTGATCTCCCGGCAGCAACTGGACCGGGTGCGGCAGTTGGTGCCCGCCGACGCCCCCGGCCTGCGGGGCGGTGCGCCCGACGGACCCGGCTTCTGGTTCGCGCCGACCGTCCTCACCGGCGAGGCGCCCGACTCCGCGGCCGCCCGCGAGGAGATCTTCGGACCGGTCGCCGTCCTGCTGCCCTTCACCGACGAGGCGGACGCGATCCGGCTCGCCAACGACACCCCCTACGGCCTCTCCGGGTCCCTGTGGACCCGCGACCTGGGCCGCGCCCTGCGCGTCTCCCGGGCGGTCAAGGCCGGCAACCTGTCCGTCAACTCCCACTCCAGCGTCCGCTACTGGACCCCCTTCGGCGGCTACAAGCAGTCCGGACTGGGCCGCGAGCTCGGCCCGGACGCCCTGACCGCCTTCACCGAGACCAAGAACGTCTTCATCAGCACGGAAGGCCCCACCCAGTGA
- a CDS encoding 3-oxoacyl-ACP reductase, which yields MTSSTSSADQIVCRRLVGRTAVITGAGSGIGLATARRLASEGADVVCADVDETRGKAAADEVGGLFVKVDVTDQEQVEALFKTAYDTYGSVDIAFNNAGISPPDDDSILETGLEAWKRVQEVNLTSVYLCCKAAIPYMRQQGKGSIINTASFVARMGAATSQISYTASKGGVLAMSRELGVQFAREGIRVNALCPGPVNTPLLQELFAKDPERAARRLVHIPVGRFAEAEEIAAAVAFLASDDSSFVNASDFLVDGGISGAYVTPL from the coding sequence GTGACCTCATCGACCTCTTCGGCCGACCAGATCGTGTGCCGCCGTCTCGTCGGCCGTACGGCCGTCATCACCGGAGCCGGCAGCGGCATCGGTCTCGCCACCGCCCGCAGGCTCGCCTCCGAGGGCGCCGACGTGGTCTGCGCCGACGTCGACGAGACCCGCGGCAAGGCCGCCGCCGACGAGGTCGGAGGGCTCTTCGTCAAGGTCGACGTCACCGACCAGGAGCAGGTCGAGGCGCTCTTCAAGACGGCCTACGACACCTACGGCAGCGTCGACATCGCCTTCAACAACGCCGGTATCTCGCCCCCCGACGACGATTCCATCCTGGAGACCGGCCTGGAGGCCTGGAAGCGCGTCCAGGAGGTCAACCTGACCTCCGTCTACCTGTGCTGCAAGGCCGCGATCCCCTACATGCGGCAGCAGGGCAAGGGCTCCATCATCAACACGGCGTCCTTCGTGGCGAGGATGGGTGCGGCGACCTCCCAGATCTCCTACACCGCCTCCAAGGGCGGGGTGCTGGCCATGTCCCGTGAGCTGGGCGTGCAGTTCGCGCGGGAGGGCATCCGCGTCAACGCCCTGTGCCCCGGGCCGGTCAACACCCCGCTGCTCCAGGAGCTGTTCGCCAAGGACCCCGAGCGGGCCGCCCGCCGTCTGGTGCACATTCCGGTCGGCCGGTTCGCCGAGGCCGAGGAGATCGCCGCCGCCGTCGCCTTCCTGGCCAGCGACGACTCCTCCTTCGTCAACGCCAGCGACTTCCTCGTCGACGGCGGCATCTCGGGGGCGTACGTCACACCGCTCTAG
- a CDS encoding DUF2510 domain-containing protein → MSRTLPPGWYPDPDAPQEERWWDGTAWTDHRRVPEAPGPPRPAAGGASGRAKGIALTLSGIVLVAALVSGALALARGDGDDVVADTAPTLATPSPSEPAPSPSRLVDELDGISLPLPAGWAPAKYVTRDNLVMTADGGRVFTRTVPGTPEKLPETLAKKDIPQAADTSYDDVRDHRVLRSGRVRVAGCAGYLVRWRVRTAEGPGGYVQSLAFSPAGGHGTPDTVVVRFAFDAGPDGPPLTDMDRITRGIRPLDR, encoded by the coding sequence ATGAGCAGGACGCTCCCGCCCGGCTGGTACCCGGACCCCGACGCTCCGCAGGAGGAGCGCTGGTGGGACGGGACGGCCTGGACGGACCACCGGCGCGTCCCCGAGGCCCCCGGCCCGCCCCGACCGGCGGCCGGCGGGGCCTCGGGACGCGCCAAGGGCATCGCGCTCACGCTCTCCGGGATCGTCCTCGTCGCCGCCCTCGTCAGCGGGGCCCTCGCCCTCGCCCGGGGCGACGGGGACGACGTCGTGGCCGACACGGCACCCACCCTCGCGACACCCTCGCCCTCCGAGCCCGCACCGAGCCCCTCCCGGCTGGTCGACGAACTCGACGGCATCAGCCTGCCGTTGCCCGCCGGCTGGGCGCCCGCGAAGTACGTCACGCGCGACAACCTCGTGATGACCGCGGACGGCGGCAGGGTCTTCACCCGCACGGTGCCCGGAACCCCGGAGAAGCTCCCGGAGACGCTCGCCAAGAAGGACATACCCCAGGCCGCCGACACGTCCTACGACGACGTCCGCGACCACCGCGTCCTGCGCTCGGGGCGGGTGAGGGTAGCCGGATGCGCCGGATACCTGGTGCGCTGGCGGGTCAGGACCGCCGAGGGGCCCGGCGGGTACGTCCAGTCACTCGCCTTCTCACCCGCCGGCGGCCACGGGACCCCGGACACGGTCGTCGTCCGCTTCGCCTTCGACGCGGGCCCGGACGGCCCGCCGCTCACCGACATGGACCGGATCACCCGGGGGATCCGGCCCCTCGACCGCTGA
- a CDS encoding amino acid deaminase/aldolase has protein sequence MTARAADRARYDRATAHLDAPLAIVDLDAFDANADDLVRRAGGKPIRVASKSVRCRALLERVLAKDGFAGIMSFTLAESLWLARSGFDDILLAYPSADRSGYAELAADPKLAAAVTVMVDDPAQLAFIDEARAGGTEVIRVCLELDTSLKLLGGKVRVGARRSPLHSPAQVADMARLVARRPGFEVVGIMAYEGHIAGVGDAVAGRPLRSRAVRLMQATARKELAERRAAVVRAVRAVVPDLEFVNGGGTGSVQHTASEDAVTEIGAGSGLYVPRLFDNYTSFSGRPAALFAQPVVRRPGVGVVTVLGGGYPASGAAGPDRLPVPYLPEGLKYDPQEGPGEVQTPLLGSPADDLLIGDKVWFRHAKAGELCERFEVLRLIEGDAVTATVPTYRGEGHTFL, from the coding sequence ATGACTGCGCGCGCCGCCGACCGGGCCCGTTACGACCGGGCCACCGCCCATCTCGACGCCCCTCTCGCGATCGTGGACCTGGATGCCTTCGACGCCAACGCGGACGATCTCGTCCGCCGGGCGGGGGGCAAACCGATCCGTGTCGCCAGCAAGTCCGTGCGGTGCCGGGCCCTGCTCGAACGGGTCCTGGCGAAGGACGGCTTCGCGGGCATCATGTCCTTCACCCTCGCCGAGTCCCTGTGGCTGGCCCGGAGCGGCTTCGACGACATCCTGCTCGCCTACCCCTCGGCCGACCGCTCCGGTTACGCCGAACTCGCCGCCGATCCCAAGCTCGCCGCCGCGGTGACGGTGATGGTCGACGACCCCGCGCAGCTCGCCTTCATCGACGAGGCCAGGGCCGGCGGCACCGAAGTCATCCGGGTCTGCCTGGAGTTGGACACCTCGCTGAAGCTCCTCGGCGGCAAGGTCCGCGTGGGCGCCCGGCGTTCACCGCTGCACTCCCCAGCCCAGGTGGCCGACATGGCGCGTCTGGTGGCCCGCCGTCCCGGGTTCGAGGTCGTGGGGATCATGGCCTACGAAGGGCACATCGCCGGCGTCGGGGACGCGGTCGCCGGGCGGCCGTTGCGTTCCCGGGCGGTACGGCTGATGCAGGCCACCGCCCGCAAGGAGCTCGCAGAGCGGCGGGCCGCGGTGGTGCGCGCGGTGCGGGCCGTCGTACCAGATCTGGAGTTCGTCAACGGCGGTGGCACCGGCAGTGTGCAGCACACCGCGTCGGAGGACGCCGTCACGGAGATCGGGGCCGGGTCGGGGCTGTACGTGCCGCGGCTGTTCGACAACTACACGTCCTTCAGCGGCCGTCCGGCCGCCCTGTTCGCCCAGCCCGTGGTGCGCCGCCCTGGCGTCGGCGTGGTGACGGTCCTCGGCGGCGGCTACCCGGCCTCGGGCGCGGCGGGTCCCGACCGGCTGCCGGTGCCGTATCTGCCGGAGGGCCTGAAGTACGACCCGCAGGAGGGGCCCGGCGAGGTGCAGACCCCGCTGCTCGGCTCCCCCGCCGACGACCTGCTGATCGGCGACAAGGTGTGGTTCCGGCACGCCAAGGCCGGTGAGCTGTGCGAGCGGTTCGAGGTGTTGCGGCTGATCGAGGGGGACGCGGTGACGGCGACCGTGCCGACGTACCGCGGGGAAGGCCACACGTTCCTGTAG